The Centroberyx gerrardi isolate f3 chromosome 13, fCenGer3.hap1.cur.20231027, whole genome shotgun sequence genome contains the following window.
TAAAAATCTATTTATCTACAGTGAGCTCTTTGGCCTCCTGGGTCAGGATTTTACTCTTTGATGCTACTGCCACCTAGTGGAGCTGGAGTTACATAGCCCCTTTAAAAAAGCAGTGATGATAACAACTGACCAGTCTTTGACTGAGGCgcttgttttcttcttccttcatGTGTAAAGTCTGCATGAAAGTATAGATAGATTAGAAAGATTGACAGAtataacaaagaaacaaaaaagaggTGTAGTGTATCAGTTTTTTACTCgtgcagtgagacagatgcaGTGTGTCTATTTACCCTCTCAAGTAAGAGTATCCGCTGTTTCTCCTCTGACATCAAGATGTTATCACTAGAACAAGAAAATATATTAGATTACTCAGAAATGTCATCAAAATTGTATTAATTTAAAATTATGATAATTATCATGGTTTATTATGAAGGTGGACATTGATTCAAATATGACAACAAAACTATGAGGAAGCATAGTTGTTTTTCTAACTACTTGTGAAATGCTAGTTAGGCTGcaaatcttaaaatcttaaatgaatagtaacaaacaaaaaaacttacACTGTCCAATCCTAGCCTGCCTTCCACTGTCAAATGTCCTCTCTTTGTCCATCCATGTTTGGCTAATTTACACTTGGTCTTTTGAAATCCTTCTTCAATTACATAAATGCATCTTTCTGTCATGTACTGGCAACCAATTTCATATTCATATGAACAGAGATGGTTAAGGCTACATACTGCATATAAATGCAGCCCCCTTCAGGTCTGACATAACTTTGCTTTGGCCATGGCTACATATGTTGTAAAACATGACATacgttgaaaataaaaacaaaaatggagaACTGGAAAAATGTTTTGACAAACTTCACTTCACAACACTCATGGTGTATCATTAAACTGTAAATATTGGTTAATCTAACAATTTCCTATGGCTAACCAAAGACCAACGGCCATTTGTGAACCGGGACAACTCtcttgaaatggaaaaaatcaaaccaaaaaaacagaTAACCTCATATCTATGAGAAACTCAAAGATGACATGCCAATGACATGTTTGAATCAACATTGAACATTTGCAACTAGATGTGCTCCACCCTTGTATCAGCATTAACAGTTTTTAAGCAGAAAATGCATCCTTAACCCCACAGTCACTTCTTCATGAAGCTGTACGTCAGTGCGACATTACAGATTAGGGAATGGGATATAGCCTTCTCTTGTGTATGGCTTTAGGTAAAAATTATTCTACATTGTACAGACTGAATGCTATTGTGTAttgtggcattcccctttaaattaTAGAGACAGTTGAGGTAAGTagcaaattatttaaaaatgagtACCTAGCCAATTTGTTTTGATTATAGTCTTGATGATTGATTATATAGTAAAATATTTTAAGGGAGATTAAAATCACTACAATATCACTATAATTATCAAGAGCACAcattgtttattggacagtaaTTTGTATTTTGGGTAGATGCTTACTGGACTGTCACCATGCTAGCCTCCACTGCTGAGTCGACATGTTCATCATCACGAATGGCTGCCACAGAGGCCAGTCTGTCCGTTTCAGATAGGGGCTCGGAGGAACAGGCCCCTGTGACAGGCACGGCCCTAGCTAACGCTAGGGCACCGGCTCCGGCTTCTGAGGCCTCCTGAGCTGTGGAGGCAGGAGTGAAGAAGGTGGAGGAGACCAGGGCGGTGCTGCGTAGGCggttcagctcctcctccaggtgcTTCTTCTCCTGCATAACGCTAGCTCGGTCCTCTGAGAGAGTCTCTATCAGAGCTGGAACCagacaacaaaaaagaaacgtTGACACTCACAAGACAAAATTCAAGttaaaacctaaaaaaaaatactataaatactatatctttttaaatatggcAGTAAGAAGTAGAGGCATTCAGAACAAGATAAGTGGCCatttatacagtataacattcaTGGCACTACATTTATAAATGTGAACATACatagatttttattaaaaaaatacacaaggGCTTCTTCCATTAGACATTAAAACATCATTACCCTCCATTCAAAGCACTCCATGTACGGTACTCACCTTTGTCCTTCTCCTGTTGCTGGGTAACTTTTCGCAAATTCTCTGTGAGCTCATTGATGATCTGCTCCTTCTTCAGCTTCTCTCGGGTTAGAACAGTGTTGAAATTAGTCTAGggggacaaaaaaataattgttcAGGTGTGACACAAGCTGAAAGACCATTCTTGGTCAAAACAAAGAATCAAGCAGATTGAaataaaaggaaaggaaaaaggatTTGGAAGGACGAGCTGCAACAGGTAAGTTCTAAAAATGCAAACTTTGAAGATTTGTCTTGATCAACTAGCACCCATGTGAATGAAAATTGTTTTCTTTGCCATTCTGTAACGGATTTTCCCCATTCTAACAgtagttaaagctgcattatgcaagatttttatgtttaaaaaaaaaaaaaaaaaacacctctctATCAGCCTAAATTACGAAgtgggctgcaacagagaagatgGCTCCATTGCCCCAAACCGAGATGCCATAAATTCGCCCTAtttcccaaatgaaattctggcgTTGGGAATGGTCACTGGCAGGacatcaaaacttaagagcaaaacacaaaacttgTGCCTAACCAGCAGCAAGTGAGCATTCTGTCATTTTGCATTCTGTCTCGCATCCTTTTGGTATCTTTCGATATAAAGTCAGTTCAAATATAGTTTTCttgattcagattcagcttcCTGACACACATCTCCGAGCACAAGGGACTTTTGTTCCCTAAGTGTCGACTGGAAGGCAGCCGCCTCCTCCAAGGCTGCCAACAGTGGGTTAACACTCTTCACTTAGCAAACCACAAGCCATGTGGCACTGTGCCGCTCATCTCCTCAGCCAATGATTGGGCCTTATTCACCCAACTTGGTAAAAGAGTTGCAAATGGTGTCCTAGCTAAAAGTACTGGGCTGCACAGAAGGTTTAGTACATCCGTTTGCTACTTTGCAGACAACTACTATTGGATAAAAGCAGTGTATTGCAGCCTGGCAGGCGTATAGTTGATTACAGTATTGTCATATTTGGATATTTAAAAGTGAGGGTAGAATACCTTGGTAGAATTTCTCTATATACTgaagtatgtttacatgcataatCACTACAGTGAGGTATACAACATGGAAATTCTTTGGAAGAAATCTTATAAATTATCACTCTTTTTAATTAATTAGCTGGCCAGCAAACTAGTTAGCCATTAGCCACCAGCTAGCAGTTCATGAGGCCAGTTTTAGCTTGACTTTTAGCTTGGGCAGTGCCAATGATGCCAGCCTTGGAGGAGGCTGCCTTCCAGTTAGCACTCAGGGAACAAAAGTCCATcgtgtctggatgtgtgtgttttttttaaataacaaaaaatcaataggatatattataccTCATCAGTTTGGGTCTAtgtgtgaccctgtgtgtacatacagtacgtAAATCCTCCATTTGCCTGGCTTTTAAATGATGTTGGAACATTTTTGGGTGTATACTGTTTGTTGTGGGTGTGGCCAGCGGTGAGCTTGGTTGTGACTATCAAATGCAGGGAagccacagcaacaacaatggcgGGTAGCAgtcaaaaagaaagaacagcgaGGCTAAAGGTGTTGCAGACAAAGCCCTTAAAAAACacggcagtttttttttattgccaatTCCCTTTGTTCATTGTCTCCAACACCTGTTGTGGGCTTTATGCATGCCAGTTACCTCAgcctgagggggaggagggcgttATTAACAATATACTTACTGTCTCAAGACAAAAAGTTGGATATTGTagttatattataatataactacaatatataatataaaatataattcaataataatcacattcagtttcaagcaactgcattcattttcaaattgtgccttacaaattaaatttttgaattcatttattcaacaaattcatGTTTCTTAATTCAGTGGTTGAATATGAGCATAACAaatggcactaatctctttctataaacatgagcgtgctgtgcgcagtttactgatgtcatgttacatgatttctgggtattggaagttctcaaaattcaaacaaacagttacctctcgctgccatttggggcttCCAATATGGGAAAATTGCATAATTCAGCTTTAATTGGCAACTGGATCAGGAATCTCTTGCTGCCCTCTACTGAACATAGGCTTAAAATGGCTGTAATTCACTTAAACTCAATTCTAAAAAGCTTCATCTCTCAAAACGGGAGGATTTCTATCTACCACCCCAGTTTACAGACAGGACtaagctgtatgtgtgtgtgcgtgtgtgacagaGGCTGTGCGTGAAATAGACAGGCATAATTCACATGGGGCGGTTACAACTGTAATCACTAGTAGGCCAAACCAAGTTtatcaacagaaactgaaactgactgATTTTGCAGCAGCTTTGATAAAAAATTGCAATGCAATTTGCAATGTTTGTTGGCATTGCGTGAATTATTGAAAATTGCAGGTCAGCagcaatttagatttttttcaaaaaccTACCATTAATCTCAATAaacaagaaaaaggaaaacataaaaataagaaaataaaagttgtgccctctctctttcactcacacacacgtccGCATCTCTCCACCTTCCACTCTTTCTGTCtagcagcagacacacacatacacacacatagcattCTTCAGTACAGAAATACTGCGGATTGGGCAAATTGCAAACTCTCTTAATTATTGCGGGGATTGgatgaatttgcgttaattctTATAATCGCAAGATCGCaaaatcctggagggactgcCTAATTCTTATTGTTATAACTGGCTTTGGGTTGCAGCAATCATACAACCATAAACTGATCACACTTTTGCCAAATGAGGCTCACCCCCCAAAATTATAGAAAATAGTTGATTCCCACTGAATATTATGATGCTTTATATAGTTCACTTTTACTTAGCTGTTGGGAGATGATAGAATATTGCTAAGCAGGGGGgatatctgtgtatctgtgcaaGACTGACAGTACCAAATCTTAGTTTTCAGCATGCAAGGCTCTAACACACTAGTGACCATTCCATTGCTTATAGGAAGTGGTCTAGTTCTTCcatttacattgtgtgacaaCTAGATCATCAGTCTGACAAAGAGTTGTTTCAGAAAAGCCCATTTGATGTAAAAAAGGAGGTGAAGGTTGACATTTCCAGCAGTATCATCTCACAAtcactttaaaaaacacataactaaGGCTCCAGTTCTTAACTACAATGTCTTCCTGactgttattatttttctttgatcCCTAAAAGTTTGAAGTTCTGTAGTTTTTCCATATCTGCCATGTTGGGCTGTGCAAACACAGGAAAGCATTTTCCCCTCTGACCTGTGATTTGTGAACAGAATTTGCACTTCAACAGAAGCTACCTACACCTCTTAAGCAACCAAAAATACATAGTGGCAACAGGATGTTGATTTTACTAAACTGTTGAGAGATTAATAGAAGCCAATGGAGAGATAATATCAAAATGATGCAGTCACCCAGTTTAACATTTCCTTCGTTGTAAATTATAGGACTTGCAAATTCTTGTGAGTGGGACCACTGCTATCTAGTTAGCCTACATAATAACTAGTCTACGCCATTACTTATAACTGTGTTTGCAATGACCCTCATCTTGAGTAAAACCATCCTGCGTAAAATTACACTCTGTGTGCTTCATTTAACCCGAGTGGGAGAATATTTTCTCCAACTCCAATTCCTGATGTGCAGCACTCTTCAGTATATCGCTCCCTCTTGCGttcatatttaatatttttctcAGTCATACCAAAAATGCTGCACATCAACATTCAAAATTGTTCGTTCAATTTGATAAGTTTGATGTCTGTGATTATATGATGAAGAACAACTCATCACTGATTATTCATAAACCCTTGTGACATGAATATGGCTCTGTAAAATGAGTTTGTAGAGTGGTGTATGTAGTGGAGTGTTATAAATAAGACcccagagaagagagaatgtgtttgcatttgtggaTGAGCAGTACGTTTACCAACAATGTCTCTCCCTCAAGCAGGGTCACATACACTAGTGTCATATTTCTGTTCTGAGTACTTTCCTATTTGTGCAAGGTCATCACAACATTCTGTGCGCTATAATTATgacacacgtgcacagacacacaaacacacagccctGCTTTCTAGAATGACTATGGCTGTATCTGATGCACATTGggcaatgaaaaaaacaaaagctgcGTTGATAAAGTTTCAGGTAGGCTACACAATAATTGTGTTTGGCATTGCTAGGAACACTACATTATTAATTGTGACAACCACCACCAACCAAGAAATTAGAGAAAAAGGCTAGATGCAAATCCACTTCAACAGAAATCCTACAGCTGTAGCCCTCATGAggcatagttttttttttaaatttatttatttaagctttatttaaccaggtaatatctcattgagattaaaaggAAATGTCTTTTACAAGAGCAAGCTGGCCAAGAGGTTTTCCAGGCCATTTAAAACCAGAGGAACACAAACCTGCTGCTCGGCTATGAGTGATGTCTTGAGGTTCTGCATCtcttcatttttccttttctccagGAGCTCCATCTGGGTCTGCAGGGAGGCCCTCTCCTGCTGCAGCCGCTCCTGCAGGGCCgagtccagagagagaggcgcTCCGGCTTCTGCATGCCCCTCAGCATGCAGGGACAACCCTTCCTCCCTGAAAGGCATAAAGTAAGGTAAAATACTGACAAAGCCTGCATGTAAAGTCACGTCATGTCAGTCTATGCTGCACGTCTGGAGAgtatgcttgcatgtgtgttgcAGCTTCTCGGCGTGGAACCGATTTGTTTAGTTTTAACTGGTCTGCTTGCCAGCGTTTTGTCTCTAGATTTGTGGTGGGATAGTTTGCTACTCTGCCCTGCCTGCTGCGCTGCCATCAGAGCAGCTTGTGATCTGGATTAACATCACTACTGTCACTCACCCTTTCGGAGCCGATTCTGGATCTGGACTAAGCATCGCTGCTGTCACTCACCCGATGCTGCTCTGCTTGGGATCGGATAAGTATCCACactgtgttctgtctgtctgtctcctgtgtcTGGATCATGGTTTTGAACTGCCTGGCTTCGGACTGCCTTGCTTTGGCTGGTGGGTCTGCTTGCGCTAGACTCGCTTACTCTGCCATCCGTGTTGTGTTGATGACATGGAACTAGCTTAGCTGCCTGCTAACAGTGCTACGTAGTTTGCCAACAGTCGTCACTCACCAAGCATTTCTGAAATAactgtgttctgtctgttcccTGTGTTTGGATCTTGGTTTAGGACTAGCTGCATGCTTGCCCCAGCTGGCTacatcccttccctctcccttctcttctctctactTCTCAGCACCATTACAAACACAGCGGTTCAGGCGCTAACCTAAGCCATCATCAAACAGCTGGATAGGGCTGACACCAGTAGTGGGCTCTCAatctcccctccccctgcccAAATGGCCAGGTTTGCCTTCCTCAACACCCGTTCCCTCAATAATAAATCACATGACATTAATGGCATAATTCTTTTCATTTCCACTCGTATGCTGATGACACCCAGCTCTACCTACTGACAGGGAGTCAGAGGGTTTACCTctgactccctccctcccttgcttcCTGCCTCCATGAAATCAAAGAATGGATGAACTCCAATTTTCTCAAATTCAATAGCAATAAAACGGAACTCAAGGTTGCAGCACACAATACGCTCCTTCAAAAAACATCAGCAAGTTTCCAACAAAACTCTGGACAGGCTGCAATATGTTCAAAACTCTGCTGCCAGGATGCTCACTCACACTAAACCCTGGCATCACATCACTCCCACCCTGCAACAACTTTACTGGCTCCCTGTAAAATACATAATCATCTTtagatcctcctcctcccttaaAAAACACTACATGGTTTGGCTCCACCCTATCTAGCCAGCCTGCTCCACCCTTACACTGGATCTCTGATCTCCTCATCATTCCCCATACCAGGGGATGCACACTTGGAGACCGAgcattctctgctgctgcagccaaaCTTTGGAATGCTCTTCCCCCTGCCATCCGCTGCTCTGCCACCATAGACACTTTTAAATCTAGACTCAAGACCCATCTCTTCAGTCTCGCTTTCCCTCAGCACGCGGCTGGTCCTGAGTAGCACTGGCCCTCCACCCCCTGCCCTTTTAtcttctttgtcatttttgcagTTTTAATGCAGCTTACTTGATTTTTGAACttgatttttctgattttttaaCTCTTGAACTAtgtaaagtgtccttgagtctGAGAAAGGCGATAAAtcaaatttattattattattagatagaTAATCAGGACATGCAAGCATACTCAAACAGATAAAAAGTGGTAATAATGATAGTTAATTCTCAATCAACAGTACAAGTGGATTAGCATAAACCAGATCTTCTCTCAGGGTGTAATTTAAATTCTGTAACCAAGCAATCAGACAATCAACTGAAGAGgtataacacaaaaaaacaacagtaatgCAATAGCACGTTTAGCTTTAGTATGTGATGTGTCTCTGGTATTTGAATCAAACAGTTACCTTTTTGAGGATTGTCGCCCGTGAAGCTCATTTTCAAGTTCTCTAATTTTGTCTAAAagtctcttctccatctcctccttttgCTGCTCTAAATCTTTAAAGGCATCTGGTAATGCAACCTTCAAGGCCTCTTCTTTCTCTAAACTTTTCTGGACTGCTTGTCTGTCCTGCTCTAATCTGTTAGAGAGCAGGTCATATTCTGTCTGCAAATTGCAGATAACAGTCCTCAACTCTTGCTCCCGCTCCTGGAAACTCCTCAactgctcttctttttcttcatgtAGAGCAGCCGCTTGCTGGTCTAAGTCCCACTggagtttctgctgctgctcagcatGTTTCCTCTCAACATCATGGGCTTGCTGCTGCAGAGAAGAGAGCTCACTGCGCAACAAGATAGTCTCCTCCTCATGTCTGTCCACCAGCTCTGAGATGCAGTGGTCCTTCTCAATCCGCATTAGAGTCCTCAGCTCTGCTAGGTCCACTTCATACTCCTCATTCTTCACCTGAAGCTGTCTTCTGAGATCTACCAGCTCTTGGCTAAGGACTTTTGTCTCAGCCTCTACCTGGACCTTCACAGCCTCAGCCTGCTGCACCTTGGCCTCCTCAAATAACAGCCTCACCTCTTCAGTCTCTGACTCTTTGAGGGCAAGCTCCACCTCTAACTTGCAGCGTAGGTCTGCCAGCTCAGCAGTACGAGCTTCCAAGTCCTTGATTTGGCTGTCCTTCTCTCTCAAGGCCGTAGAGTGGTGATCAGCTGCCTCACTTAACATGGCCCTATTCTCTGTAGCCAGGTGCTCCAGAGTCTCCTGGTTTTCCCTGGTGAGGGTCTCCAGCTGGGCCTTGTGTTGCTGCCTCATTCTGTCCTCTAGCTCCTTTAAGTGGGACTGCTCAACCCCTTCCAACTCCTGCCGGATCTTTTGCTGGCCACGTTCAATCTCAAAGTGCAAATTCTCAAGCTGGCTGGTCAGGGAGTCTCTGGAGGTTGAGAGAGTCTTGATTTCTTCAGCTTGATCATCGATCTTCTGCTCCAGGTCTTTAATCCTCTCTGTCTGGCTAGTCTCTGCCTCAACCCATCGCTCCCTCTCACTCTCGAGCTGAGTGAGTTCTTTCTCTTTACGCTCCAGAAGCCCTTCCAGGTCCAGCATAGCACGTTGCACATCTTTGACAATATTCTGGTTGACCTGGTTTTCCTCTGTCAGGGTTTGGACCTGCTCCTCGAGGCCTTGCCGAAGGGAAAGGAGCTCACGTTGGTGCTGCTCCCGCATCTCCAGTTCATGAGTCTGGTGGATGTTGTCCACAATGCTGCGTACCTCTATGGTCATGGTCTTGAGGGCAAAGCCAAAGTCACGCTGTTCCTTCAGTACCAGACCTCTAAAGTGGTAGAGGTCATCCTTGACACTTCTTAAGTTGGACTGGGACTCCTCTGCAGCAGATCGGTACTTCTCGATAATCTGCTTCAGAACAGCCATCTTTGAGTTCTCCCTCTCTAGTGTTGTGGTATCCTGCATACGCTTGTTGTCAATAGCATTGATGACAGAGGAATACAGTGACTCCACCATCATTTCAGGACTAGTAGGGTCACTGATGGGGTTAGGGGAGGTCAAGTTCTCTTCAATCACAAACTCATTAACGGCAGACATGAAATCAGATTCAGGGCTCTCTGCCAAAGAATCAAGGTCAAGGGAGCCCTGCTGAAGGACTGGGTCCATGTTTGGGTGGCCGATGGTTTCAAAGTCAAAGGTTTGTGCGTCAATGCTGTCTGGGGACAAGTCCTCTAATGGGGCGGGGACGGGAACATGTAGGGGCTGGCAGGTGGGGCCATGAaggctgagagaggagggggtttTGGAGGAGACAGGGGTTGTGGTCCCAGGTATGCCTTCAGACTGTGGGGTAAACGCAGTTGATCTCTGAGCACTCTGGCTATAGGATGCCTGGAAGGAGAGCAGATGAAAAGGGGAGTGAGAGGACATACAAGTAGGTCACTCAAAGATCAAAGAGAGCCTACAGATTTGAATTTGagctttgaatttgaatttaaaggGTCTCTGTGTAATTTCTGCCTCAATGCTGACCTCTATCATTCAACGAttgaataacaacaacaaatgaaaataagagACATGGCTTGGCCCCTCCTCAAGCCATGCCAGCTGCTAACGCCCcat
Protein-coding sequences here:
- the rb1cc1 gene encoding RB1-inducible coiled-coil protein 1 isoform X2; protein product: MKLYVFQVNNGSTLTFDTELAVQTVLELKHAIQVKYKIATQHQVLVVNGGECMAAERRVCSYSAGTDTNPIFLFNKEMILCDRDPTIPKTTFSIESEIQVKVEESLMMPAVFHTVASRTQLAVEMFEVAKKLCSFCERLVHDEHLQHQGWAAIMANLDDCTLSYQKLLWKFDTAYANYQHDLEEIKLKLSKLGTAVSVMAKIPLLECLTRHSYRESIEKSSSTPGKDSDETEGEKSTDSVLCTADAQRTTKLPASFSAPGAATSEPIEEQETNEMTDSGGLRAALQEDDTPELANPPSFNVTLLDWINVQDRPNDVESVVRKCFDSINRLDPRIIQPFLADCRDTIAKLDNQNMKAIKGLEDRLYALDQMIASCKKLVNEQKELAQGFLANQKRAENLKDTSVLPDLCLSHTNQLMIMLNNHRKLLDIKKKCTTAKQELANNLQVRLKWCCYVMLHADQDGEKLQALLRLLTELMERVRVVEALSTVPQMYCLAVVEVVRRKMFIRHYREWACALVKDGKRLYEAEKFKRETFGKLFRKSFLRNRLFRGLDSWPPTSFCTRKPRRFDYELPDISLDDLQYLKSCCPAEVQPFLMVPTLCDFEPLNQHVEMLHQLVQAAQSVDEMSQTITDLLSEQRASYSQSAQRSTAFTPQSEGIPGTTTPVSSKTPSSLSLHGPTCQPLHVPVPAPLEDLSPDSIDAQTFDFETIGHPNMDPVLQQGSLDLDSLAESPESDFMSAVNEFVIEENLTSPNPISDPTSPEMMVESLYSSVINAIDNKRMQDTTTLERENSKMAVLKQIIEKYRSAAEESQSNLRSVKDDLYHFRGLVLKEQRDFGFALKTMTIEVRSIVDNIHQTHELEMREQHQRELLSLRQGLEEQVQTLTEENQVNQNIVKDVQRAMLDLEGLLERKEKELTQLESERERWVEAETSQTERIKDLEQKIDDQAEEIKTLSTSRDSLTSQLENLHFEIERGQQKIRQELEGVEQSHLKELEDRMRQQHKAQLETLTRENQETLEHLATENRAMLSEAADHHSTALREKDSQIKDLEARTAELADLRCKLEVELALKESETEEVRLLFEEAKVQQAEAVKVQVEAETKVLSQELVDLRRQLQVKNEEYEVDLAELRTLMRIEKDHCISELVDRHEEETILLRSELSSLQQQAHDVERKHAEQQQKLQWDLDQQAAALHEEKEEQLRSFQEREQELRTVICNLQTEYDLLSNRLEQDRQAVQKSLEKEEALKVALPDAFKDLEQQKEEMEKRLLDKIRELENELHGRQSSKREEGLSLHAEGHAEAGAPLSLDSALQERLQQERASLQTQMELLEKRKNEEMQNLKTSLIAEQQTNFNTVLTREKLKKEQIINELTENLRKVTQQQEKDKALIETLSEDRASVMQEKKHLEEELNRLRSTALVSSTFFTPASTAQEASEAGAGALALARAVPVTGACSSEPLSETDRLASVAAIRDDEHVDSAVEASMVTVHDNILMSEEKQRILLLERMSQSMSSVSSRHSEKIAIRDFQVGDLVLIILDERHDNYVLFTVGPTLYFLHSESLTALDLKPASGTSRRPWVLGKVMEKEYCQAKKAQNRFKVPLGTKFYRVKAVPWNRKV
- the rb1cc1 gene encoding RB1-inducible coiled-coil protein 1 isoform X1 is translated as MKLYVFQVNNGSTLTFDTELAVQTVLELKHAIQVKYKIATQHQVLVVNGGECMAAERRVCSYSAGTDTNPIFLFNKEMILCDRDPTIPKTTFSIESEIQVKVEESLMMPAVFHTVASRTQLAVEMFEVAKKLCSFCERLVHDEHLQHQGWAAIMANLDDCTLSYQKLLWKFDTAYANYQHDLEEIKLKLSKLGTAVSVMAKIPLLECLTRHSYRESIEKSSSTPGKDSDETEGEKSTDSVLCTADAQRTTKLPASFSAPGAATSEPIEEQETNEMTDSGGLRAALQEDDTPELANPPSFNVTLLDWINVQDRPNDVESVVRKCFDSINRLDPRIIQPFLADCRDTIAKLDNQNMKAIKGLEDRLYALDQMIASCKKLVNEQKELAQGFLANQKRAENLKDTSVLPDLCLSHTNQLMIMLNNHRKLLDIKKKCTTAKQELANNLQVRLKWCCYVMLHADQDGEKLQALLRLLTELMERVRVVEALSTVPQMYCLAVVEVVRRKMFIRHYREWACALVKDGKRLYEAEKFKRETFGKLFRKSFLRNRLFRGLDSWPPTSFCTRKPRRFDYELPDISLDDLQYLKSCCPAEVQPFLMVPTLCDFEPLNQHVEMLHQLVQAAQSVDEMSQTITDLLSEQRASYSQSAQRSTAFTPQSEGIPGTTTPVSSKTPSSLSLHGPTCQPLHVPVPAPLEDLSPDSIDAQTFDFETIGHPNMDPVLQQGSLDLDSLAESPESDFMSAVNEFVIEENLTSPNPISDPTSPEMMVESLYSSVINAIDNKRMQDTTTLERENSKMAVLKQIIEKYRSAAEESQSNLRSVKDDLYHFRGLVLKEQRDFGFALKTMTIEVRSIVDNIHQTHELEMREQHQRELLSLRQGLEEQVQTLTEENQVNQNIVKDVQRAMLDLEGLLERKEKELTQLESERERWVEAETSQTERIKDLEQKIDDQAEEIKTLSTSRDSLTSQLENLHFEIERGQQKIRQELEGVEQSHLKELEDRMRQQHKAQLETLTRENQETLEHLATENRAMLSEAADHHSTALREKDSQIKDLEARTAELADLRCKLEVELALKESETEEVRLLFEEAKVQQAEAVKVQVEAETKVLSQELVDLRRQLQVKNEEYEVDLAELRTLMRIEKDHCISELVDRHEEETILLRSELSSLQQQAHDVERKHAEQQQKLQWDLDQQAAALHEEKEEQLRSFQEREQELRTVICNLQTEYDLLSNRLEQDRQAVQKSLEKEEALKVALPDAFKDLEQQKEEMEKRLLDKIRELENELHGRQSSKREEGLSLHAEGHAEAGAPLSLDSALQERLQQERASLQTQMELLEKRKNEEMQNLKTSLIAEQQTNFNTVLTREKLKKEQIINELTENLRKVTQQQEKDKALIETLSEDRASVMQEKKHLEEELNRLRSTALVSSTFFTPASTAQEASEAGAGALALARAVPVTGACSSEPLSETDRLASVAAIRDDEHVDSAVEASMVTVHDNILMSEEKQRILLLERTLHMKEEENKRLSQRLMSQSMSSVSSRHSEKIAIRDFQVGDLVLIILDERHDNYVLFTVGPTLYFLHSESLTALDLKPASGTSRRPWVLGKVMEKEYCQAKKAQNRFKVPLGTKFYRVKAVPWNRKV